The sequence below is a genomic window from Streptococcus pantholopis.
CCGCTCCAGTTAGCTGCGATATCAGCTTGTGTGTTTGTCAGTGTTGTCAAAACATCGCGGACTGATGTCGCACCGTTAGTGTAGCTAGTTGCTTGTGAGCGCAGTTCTTCTGGCGTTAATTTAATTTGAACCATAAACAAATCTCCTATTTTTTTAATTTGATAAGGCTATTATAACAGAATTGCATTTTATTGTCAAACGTTTGACACTGATTTGTTACATTTTTGCAATTTAATAGTATAGCAGTCACCCTCCAGCTTCCCCCTGCAATTTTGATTCACTTGCTTTCATTCCGGCAGCACCGGCTTGGTCAATATGTTTGCCGTCTCTCATGAAATCTGAAAAACGGTCCCTCATTGACGCATTGGGAAAATCTTAGCGCCAACCGATACAGCCGCCACTGCAGAAACTCCTGCTAAGACAATAGCGCTCTGCCATTTTGTCTTTGGCACTGATGACAGGTGGAAAAACATTGAGACTTCTATATAGTGAAAGTTCTTGCATTAAAGGGATAAACTCTGTCCAGCTGACAGTTAAAGTCTCCTGTATAAAATGATATAGCCTTATGCATAAAAAAGAAGCCTTAAGCTTGAGGCTTCTTCACTTTATAATTCTCAGCGTAGGTGCTTTCTGAACAATTGTTTCATCAGTAGCAATCGAAACATCTAATGATTTTTCCAGCTCATCCTGTGGTAAAGACAAATATGATAGTATTTCATTTTTTTGTAAAATATCATTATTAACAATTAGTTCAAACACTTTTCGATAAAGGCTTGGTTTCTCAACCGACATCTCATCATCTAGAGGCTCTTTCTTCTTCCATTTATTATAGGCTATCCGCCTGAATAAATAGAGCCTTTGATCTTCTGAAATTAATTCTAATTGAAAAGTTCTCATAACCATTGCCTGAATAGACACTTTCCAACGTTTCTTTAATTCTATATAAAAGTCTAAATTCGTTGACAATAGTGAATCTAAGAAACCTTTTTCTGGTAATAGCAAGCAGGATGCAAAATAATGTGCTTGCTTCTCAATAACATTTTTTAGTTCTTGAGGCGTATAGTCATGAATGCTTTCAACATCTCCGTGAAGTAAGATATGCCCTAGTTCATGGGCAACATTAAAACGGCGACGCACAGCAGATTCTCCATTATCTGTCAACATAATAAAAGGTCGATCCTCTATCCATTCTGAAACAGCATCTAAAGTATCATCTGACATAGTGGATTCGACAACAATAACACCATGCACTTCAGCACTTTCAATCAAATTGGCAATTGGTAGGTTCTCACCTAACCCCCAGCATTTTCTTAGCTCTGCTGCCTTGTTTTCAATATCTTC
It includes:
- a CDS encoding helix-turn-helix domain-containing protein, coding for MEHARFNPSKLKKARIARGLTKKELAERTGISRQMVSNYELGKTQPGATNLLAIVSELNFPYNYFTSENKGFYEGATFFRSQSAATKRTRDMQAVRLEFQKEIYDFLSRYVNFPKLTLPETLMKNIYDITNEDIENKAAELRKCWGLGENLPIANLIESAEVHGVIVVESTMSDDTLDAVSEWIEDRPFIMLTDNGESAVRRRFNVAHELGHILLHGDVESIHDYTPQELKNVIEKQAHYFASCLLLPEKGFLDSLLSTNLDFYIELKKRWKVSIQAMVMRTFQLELISEDQRLYLFRRIAYNKWKKKEPLDDEMSVEKPSLYRKVFELIVNNDILQKNEILSYLSLPQDELEKSLDVSIATDETIVQKAPTLRIIK